The following coding sequences are from one Actinomycetes bacterium window:
- the rplW gene encoding 50S ribosomal protein L23, whose product MADPRDILLAPVISEKSYGLLDENKYTFLVRPDSNKTQIKIAVEQVFGVKVIGVNTSNREGKRRRTNVGWGRRATTKRAVVSVAPGQRIDIFGGPVS is encoded by the coding sequence ATCGCCGACCCGCGCGACATCCTGCTCGCGCCCGTGATCTCGGAGAAGAGCTACGGCCTTCTCGACGAGAACAAGTACACCTTCCTGGTCCGCCCGGACTCCAACAAGACCCAGATCAAGATCGCGGTCGAGCAGGTGTTCGGGGTCAAGGTCATCGGGGTGAACACCAGCAACCGCGAGGGCAAGCGCCGCCGCACCAACGTGGGCTGGGGCCGGCGTGCCACCACCAAGCGCGCGGTGGTCAGCGTGGCTCCGGGCCAGCGCATCGACATCTTCGGCGGACCGGTCTCCTGA
- the rplD gene encoding 50S ribosomal protein L4 has translation MTTVDVLTPAGEKAGSVELPAEIFDVQVNVPLIHQVVVAQLAAARQGTHSVKTRGEVSGGGRKPYRQKGTGRARQGSTRAPQFAGGGVVHGPTPRSYEQRTPKKMKAAALRGALSDRARNGRVHVLTGVVDGETPSTKAASAALAQLSGRPHLLVVLERDDVAAWKSLRNVDTVHLLVADQLNTYDVLVSDDVVFTRGALEAFLSGPAKGKGAKAVATESEAVTTTADTDGSVK, from the coding sequence ATGACGACCGTCGACGTCCTGACCCCCGCCGGGGAGAAGGCGGGCAGCGTCGAGCTGCCGGCCGAGATCTTCGACGTGCAGGTCAACGTGCCGCTGATCCACCAGGTCGTGGTGGCCCAGCTGGCCGCGGCCCGCCAGGGCACCCACTCCGTGAAGACTCGCGGCGAGGTGTCTGGCGGTGGGCGCAAGCCGTACCGCCAGAAGGGCACCGGCCGGGCTCGGCAGGGTTCCACCCGGGCCCCGCAGTTCGCGGGCGGTGGCGTGGTCCACGGGCCGACGCCGCGCAGCTACGAGCAGCGGACCCCGAAGAAGATGAAGGCCGCCGCGCTGCGCGGGGCGCTGTCCGACCGGGCGCGCAACGGCCGGGTCCACGTGCTCACCGGTGTGGTGGACGGCGAGACCCCTTCGACGAAGGCGGCCTCGGCGGCGTTGGCCCAGCTCAGCGGCCGTCCGCACCTGCTGGTCGTGCTCGAGCGCGACGATGTCGCTGCCTGGAAGAGCCTGCGCAATGTCGACACCGTGCACCTGCTCGTCGCTGACCAGCTGAACACCTACGACGTGCTGGTCTCCGACGACGTGGTCTTCACGCGGGGCGCTCTCGAGGCGTTCCTGTCCGGACCGGCCAAGGGCAAGGGCGCCAAGGCTGTGGCCACCGAGTCCGAGGCCGTTACCACCACCGCGGACACCGACGGGAGCGTCAAGTGA
- the rplC gene encoding 50S ribosomal protein L3 → MAKQMKGVLGEKLGMTQVWDEQNRLVPVTVVKAGPCVVTQVRSAETDGYAAVQIAYGAIDPRKVTKPLAGHFAKAGVTPRRHLVELRTDDAPEYTLGQEITAEVFEAGQLVDVTGTTKGKGFAGVMKRHGFSGVGASHGAHRNHRKPGSIGACATPGRVMPGQRMAGRMGHVQQSTQNLTVHAVDADKGLLLIKGAIPGPKGGLVLVRTAAKGK, encoded by the coding sequence ATGGCTAAGCAGATGAAGGGCGTCCTGGGCGAGAAGCTCGGCATGACCCAGGTCTGGGACGAGCAGAACCGGCTCGTGCCCGTGACCGTGGTCAAGGCCGGGCCGTGCGTCGTCACCCAGGTCCGCAGCGCCGAGACCGACGGCTACGCCGCGGTGCAGATCGCCTACGGGGCGATCGACCCGCGCAAGGTGACCAAGCCGCTGGCTGGTCACTTCGCCAAGGCTGGGGTGACCCCGCGCCGGCACCTGGTGGAGCTACGAACAGATGACGCCCCCGAGTACACCCTGGGCCAGGAGATCACCGCCGAGGTGTTCGAGGCCGGGCAGCTCGTGGACGTCACCGGCACCACCAAGGGCAAGGGCTTCGCCGGCGTCATGAAGCGGCACGGCTTTTCCGGAGTGGGCGCGTCGCACGGTGCGCACCGCAACCACCGCAAGCCGGGCTCCATCGGCGCCTGCGCCACCCCGGGCCGGGTCATGCCGGGCCAGCGGATGGCGGGGCGGATGGGTCACGTCCAGCAGTCCACCCAGAACCTGACCGTGCACGCGGTCGACGCCGACAAGGGGCTGCTGCTCATCAAAGGCGCCATCCCCGGCCCGAAGGGCGGCCTCGTCCTCGTCCGGACCGCTGCGAAGGGCAAGTGA